Part of the uncultured Desulfobacter sp. genome, CAGTTACTGGTTTAGCCATGCGCTTTGCAAACAATCCGCGCTTCATGAATGATTTTTGGGGTTAACGTGTGCGCTTTATACGATTTTCAGGATTTTAAGGAAGAACAACATCTGAATAATCAACAGCAATCCTCGTTGCCGCTCTTTTTCTCGGGGGCGAATTTGAGCCGGACAAGCGTGCCTGTATCCTGGGTTTCACCGATCTCAAGCTGCCATCCGTAACGCCGGCACAGCCGCCGGACAATGTTAAGCCCGAATCCAAATCCGCTATTTTTTGTGTTGGGGAAAGCCGGGGACAAGGGGGCGGTATTGAAAAGGTCAACGCCTTGCTCATGCACGGTAAGGCATATTCTGCCCTCGCTTGTATAATGAAAGGCATTGGCGACCAGATTATTCATCACAATTCTGAATACAGGGGCCGGGGCCGGGATAACCGGGTCATGGGGGATAAGGATTTTAGTTTGTATGGGTTTTTCTTTGAACAGGGATGCCTGTTCTTTAAAAACCTCTTTTGCTAAAGCTGCTGCATAACAGGTCTGATGTCCCTCGTCTTTTTCCCTGGCCAGCCAGAGGAAGGTTTCAATGGTGGCGGCCATTCTTTCGTTGGCCCGTTCAATACGCCGGAGCCGCCTTTTAAGTTTGGGTTCCTGATAGGCGGGCATGGCGGTGATCAGCTCCAACGCCCCTTTGACGACTGTCACCGGGGTGCGCAGTTCGTGGCTGGCATCCCGGGTAAAGGCCTTTTCCCGGTCAATGAAATCCCGTATCCTGGCCATATGCTCCTCAAGGGTTTTGGCAAGGAAACCCACCTCGTTATCTTCAAATTGTTTTGAAAACGAAACGGACAGGTGCCCGGGATCGGTTGCCGCCACCTGCCGGGCAAGATCCGTGACCGGTGCCGTAACCCTTTGGGCAATGATGCCGCCGATCCCTGCCCCGATCAACCCAACCAGTATAGAAGAGAAAAACAGAATGGTCCGGACCAGTGATTCATACCCCTCATTGACCCTTAAGGTGCCTACGTCAAAAAAAAGATAGAGAAAGGTTTCGCAGTCCGGCAGTTTTTTTACAGCCACATGGAAGTCGGGCGGTCCATCAATGGCGTTCGGCCCCTCTGTTTCATAAAACCCCTCGGGCAGGCCGGTAATGATTTTTTTTAGGGCCGGCGGCATGTTACCGGTCCCTTTATAGCTTTGAATATACGCGGTAAAAGGCAAAAGGGTTTCCCTGTCCGTCTTGTACCGGTCCAGAAAGGCTGAAATTTCATTTTCCAGCCGGTTTTCAAAAATTTCATCCTCCACCAGATTCATGGCACTATCAATAACAAACCAATACAGGGCGGCAAGGATAAAGGCAAAGACGCTGAAAACGAAGGTTATTCGACTTTTTAAGCTTTTTTTAAATTTCATTTTTCTTGTGCGGTTTTGGATCGGGCACTAGTTTGTATCCCACACCATGGACCGTCTGAATCAGGGTCGTGGTAAAGGGTTTGTCGATTTTTTGCCGAAGCATGTACATATGGCTTCTCAGGGCATCGCTGCCCGGAGGCATATCTCCCCAAAGGGCCTGTTCCAGGGTTTGCCTCAGCACCACCTTCGGGGAATTTCGCATCAGCAGTTCCAGGATACACATGCAGGCCCGGTTCAAATGGATGGACCGGCCGGCCCGGGTGACGGTCATGGCCTGGGTATCCATCATGAGATCAGCAAGGAAAAGAACTGTTTC contains:
- a CDS encoding HAMP domain-containing sensor histidine kinase, giving the protein MKFKKSLKSRITFVFSVFAFILAALYWFVIDSAMNLVEDEIFENRLENEISAFLDRYKTDRETLLPFTAYIQSYKGTGNMPPALKKIITGLPEGFYETEGPNAIDGPPDFHVAVKKLPDCETFLYLFFDVGTLRVNEGYESLVRTILFFSSILVGLIGAGIGGIIAQRVTAPVTDLARQVAATDPGHLSVSFSKQFEDNEVGFLAKTLEEHMARIRDFIDREKAFTRDASHELRTPVTVVKGALELITAMPAYQEPKLKRRLRRIERANERMAATIETFLWLAREKDEGHQTCYAAALAKEVFKEQASLFKEKPIQTKILIPHDPVIPAPAPVFRIVMNNLVANAFHYTSEGRICLTVHEQGVDLFNTAPLSPAFPNTKNSGFGFGLNIVRRLCRRYGWQLEIGETQDTGTLVRLKFAPEKKSGNEDCC